Proteins encoded within one genomic window of Mesorhizobium sp. B2-1-8:
- a CDS encoding extracellular solute-binding protein: MSLAATRTLALAVALALTGYGVDTAAAQETSGAIKGDGQPFLMWTEGGSQDFQNALMDTYLKGFANDTGFVPATDAFCCGTSNLQQQVDSGNVKWSVLQLASQAEFEAAKKAGLLAKLDPKVVPTNKLEPGTYDDHGFQAFLNSFVVGYLPASYPDASTAPQKFEDLFDTNSFPGKRCLFKYPEFAGLLEGALMADGVPPAKVYPIDINRAFAKLAQIKSDIVWYDSGSQATQLLANGTCKMAEILNGVAQSAHANGTEITIKWDHTVLVPAMMALPKNGPNQAAGQAFLGRMISNSQEGVNFLKHVAYPLPMKYESVPEDVLKWAPLEKNLNGTIVEDWKWYADNIKEVTDKFNNFLVTGQ, from the coding sequence ATGAGTCTGGCTGCGACCCGCACGCTAGCTCTCGCAGTCGCCCTCGCACTCACCGGGTACGGCGTCGACACGGCCGCAGCGCAGGAGACGTCAGGCGCCATCAAGGGTGATGGACAGCCATTTCTCATGTGGACGGAAGGCGGCAGCCAAGACTTCCAGAACGCCCTCATGGACACTTACCTCAAGGGCTTCGCGAATGACACCGGGTTCGTTCCGGCCACGGACGCCTTCTGCTGCGGCACGAGCAACCTGCAGCAGCAGGTGGACTCGGGCAATGTCAAGTGGAGTGTGCTGCAGTTAGCCAGCCAGGCGGAGTTCGAGGCGGCCAAGAAGGCCGGCCTGCTCGCGAAACTCGACCCGAAGGTCGTCCCGACGAACAAGCTTGAACCGGGCACCTACGACGACCACGGGTTCCAGGCGTTCCTGAACTCCTTCGTCGTCGGTTACTTGCCAGCGTCTTATCCGGACGCGAGCACTGCTCCGCAGAAGTTCGAGGATCTCTTCGACACGAACAGCTTCCCCGGCAAGCGTTGCCTGTTCAAGTACCCCGAGTTCGCCGGCCTGCTCGAGGGTGCACTCATGGCGGACGGCGTTCCCCCGGCTAAGGTGTACCCGATCGACATCAACCGCGCCTTCGCCAAGCTCGCGCAGATCAAGTCGGATATCGTTTGGTACGACTCGGGTTCGCAGGCCACTCAGCTGCTGGCCAACGGCACCTGCAAAATGGCAGAGATCCTCAACGGGGTCGCGCAAAGCGCACACGCGAACGGAACCGAAATCACGATCAAGTGGGACCACACCGTCCTAGTACCTGCTATGATGGCCCTCCCGAAGAACGGGCCAAACCAGGCCGCTGGCCAGGCGTTCCTCGGCCGTATGATCTCGAACTCCCAAGAGGGCGTGAACTTCCTCAAGCACGTGGCTTACCCGCTGCCGATGAAGTACGAGAGTGTGCCGGAGGATGTCCTCAAGTGGGCTCCGCTCGAAAAGAACCTGAACGGGACGATAGTCGAAGACTGGAAGTGGTACGCCGACAACATCAAAGAAGTGACCGACAAGTTTAACAACTTCCTGGTTACCGGACAGTGA